From the Clarias gariepinus isolate MV-2021 ecotype Netherlands chromosome 3, CGAR_prim_01v2, whole genome shotgun sequence genome, one window contains:
- the crebbpa gene encoding CREB-binding protein isoform X4, producing MADNLLDPGPPNAKRPKMTAPASDGPELSSLSWDDLESNLPDELIPSGPNGDLGLMGMPSNGGAGTTAGMPGAAANHKQLSELLRGGTGPGLNSAAMNSSSPGPGGGMGPQLGALGKSPLGQGSPSHASPTPKPAGAAQGAPGNGGMGMNAGFSQAMLNNGMMAQSAAAQQGQVMNGTLGPGGRGRGAPGMQYQGAASVGQQVAAAAAGGAPGGAGSVLAETLTQGAQQMGMNAQQAGNMNKMGMPGGGSPFGQYQTGGQQLAAPGVNAQLQSKAALTNSLPNVPTMPQAQQQVAVGMVGCQGVPAGPTADPEKRKLIQQQLVLLLHAHKCQRREQANGEVRACALPHCRTMKNVLNHMTHCQAGKSCQVAHCASSRQIISHWKNCTRHDCPVCLPLKNASDKRNQQPMLTSQNAGLQNTIGQVGSGQNTAPALNTSAPIDPSSMQRAYAALGLPYGNQNPTQTQTSPAQSAQTQHQQQMRPLNPLASNPIMSGGAMGVPTSDQPKLHPDPNMPSTLNANTQLMPDGSAVGALGNVPTAAPLSASGVRKAWHEHVTQDLRNHLVHKLVQAIFPTPDPAALKDRRMENLVAYARKVEGDMYESANSRDEYYHFLAEKIYKIQKELEEKRRSRLQKQIINQAPMTTPGAQQQQQQQQQQQQQQQQQQQQQQQPALNQPNSLGPRPQNGPVPMPNVPSQMINRMQVTQGINQFNAMSIQNVQMSQAPMAARAASPMSHAQQINMSSVPQLGMSPTRMAPAQGMMGPHGTNMVPQAANQTPFMQQFSTNANAMNVNMGGQPNTQAAVPQPQNLPMNAHGPLASQMNCPAPPQAPLRATPPPSAGATVTGTNLTPLQANQAGTPTPGPAQCTPPHTQPQTELPALSQPHPGTPSADNRVPTPASTASADLHSQHAVPELPTVTEPKVEPKQEEQDFESSTVETETKMEVEDESGPLVKKEEPESSETKQEPMDTEDKKPDVKVEPKEEEESSTAGTTSSSPSQSRRKIFKPEELRQALMPTLESLYRQDPESLPFRQPVDPILLGIPDYFDIVKIPIDLSTIKRKLDTGQYQEPWQYVDDVWLMFNNAWLYNRKTSRVYKYCSKLAEVFEQEIDPVMQGLGYCCGRKYEFSPQTLCCYGKQLCTIPRDGTYYSYQNRYHFCEKCFNEIQGDSVTLGDDPAQPQTMISKDQFERKKNDTLDPEPFVECKDCGRKMHQICVLHYEVIWPSGFICDNCLKKSAKTRKENKFSAKRLQVTRLGTYIEDRVNKYLKRQNHPEAGEVFVRVVASSDKTVEVKPGMKARFVDNNEMAESFPYRTKALFAFEEIDGVDVCFFGMHVQEYGSDCPFPNTRRVYISYLDSIHFFRPRALRTAVYHEILIGYLEYVKKLGYVTGHIWACPPSEGDDYIFHCHPADQKIPKPKRLQEWYRKMLDKAFAERILHDYKDIFKQATEDRLTSANELPYFEGDFWPNVLEESIKELEQEEEERKKEENTAACETPEGTPGDSKNAKKKNNKKTNKNKSSVSRANKKKPGMPNVANDLSQKLYATMEKHKEVFFVIHLHSGPMMNTLPPIMDPDPLLSCDLMDGRDAFLTLARDKHWEFSSLRRCKWSTMCMLVELHNQGQDRFVYTCNECKHHVETRWHCTVCEDFDLCINCYNTKGHEHQMVKWGLGLDDDSNSQSGEASKSPQESRRLSIQRCIQSLVHACQCRNANCSLPSCQKMKRVVQHTKGCKRKTNGGCPVCKQLIALCCYHAKHCQENKCPVPFCLNIKQKLRQQQLQHRLQQAQMMRRRMATMQGRAGPQSLPSPPPTAAPGTPTAQQQQPNTPQTPQPLLPSQPTTPNAGVMSPTYPTAPRNGQQVSQGKSGTQASPLHQQPSPLPQPQSQQQQQPPQQPQPPPAAVQMARKIEMMAQAQQSQGYRMTLNGLPMNHQQPQQRMPGAMQPPTQMVGPRGQQVMPGMSQGPWVQSGMQPGMQPGMQQAAPPQQQQAPQGPQQTVPMQRPMMSQQQPQRMMVPAQGQRPPQRPPAIPPNALQDLLRTLKSPSSPQQQQQVLNILKSNPQLMAAFIKQRTAKYASQPQQQQQPPQGMQPTMQAMAAMPGVQRPGMPTQQPQQPNPQGMPALGPGQSPIHAELYRRQLLRQQQQQQQQQQQQQQQQQGVMTHGQFPQAQAPAPSYSQLRMQHQQLTGMQGAGGPMGQLPQMQQMGQSGLGMDGAQNLIHQRMLQQQQQQQQAVLKPQMSSPANPMSPQGHLLPGQSMPGNTLGSQVRSPAPVQPPRPPSQQAQQHSSPSPQVQPQPSPHSASPHPGLGTPMATGASLEQQGHLGTPEQSTMLSQLNAPGRSGLPNDLAMSGDPTGDTLEKFVERL from the exons aTGGCTGATAATCTGCTTGATCCCGGACCTCCGAATGCGAAGAGGCCGAAGATGACAGCACCTGCCTCAGACGGGCCAG AGTTGAGCTCGTTGTCGTGGGACGACCTGGAGAGCAACCTGCCGGACGAGTTGATTCCGAGCGGTCCGAACGGCGACCTCGGACTGATGGGCATGCCTTCGAACGGTGGAGCGGGCACGACAGCAGGGATGCCGGGCGCCGCCGCTAATCACAAGCAGCTCTCGGAGCTCCTGCGCGGGGGCACCGGCCCCGGTCTGAATTCGGCAGCTATGAACTCGTCCAGCCCGGGCCCCGGGGGAGGTATGGGGCCTCAACTGGGCGCCCTTGGTAAGAGCCCGCTGGGCCAGGGCTCTCCCTCGCACGCGTCCCCGACGCCGAAGCCGGCGGGAGCCGCTCAGGGCGCGCCGGGGAATGGTGGCATGGGAATGAACGCCGGCTTCAGCCAGGCCATGCTGAACAACGGCATGATGGCACAGAGCGCGGCTGCGCAGCAGGGCCAGGTGATGAACGGGACGCTGGGCCCGGGCGGGCGTGGCAGGGGCGCGCCGGGGATGCAGTACCAAGGAGCGGCATCCGTAGGGCAGCAGGTGGCGGCGGCGGCAGCCGGGGGAGCGCCAGGAGGAGCGGGCAGCGTGCTGGCAGAGACACTGACGCAGGGGGCGCAGCAGATGGGCATGAACGCTCAGCAAGCAGGCAACATGAACAAG ATGGGTATGCCAGGAGGTGGCAGTCCATTCGGTCAATATCAAACGGGCGGGCAGCAGTTAGCGGCGCCGGGTGTGAACGCGCAGCTACAGAGTAAAGCAGCCCTGACGAACAGCCTGCCGAACGTTCCCACCATG CCCCAGGCGCAGCAGCAGGTGGCGGTGGGAATGGTCGGGTGTCAGGGTGTTCCTGCCGGTCCGACGGCCGACCCGGAGAAGCGCAAGCTGATCCAGCAGCAGCTGGTCCTGCTGCTCCACGCGCACAAGTGCCAGCGGCGTGAGCAGGCCAACGGCGAGGTGCGGGCGTGTGCCCTCCCCCACTGCAGGACCATGAAAAACGTCCTCAACCACATGACCCACTGCCAGGCCGGCAAGTCCTGTCAGG TGGCTCATTGCGCGTCCTCGAGACAGATTATTTCTCACTGGAAGAACTGCACGCGGCACGACTGTCCCGTCTGCCTCCCGCTGAAGAACGCCAGCGACAAGCGCAACCAGCAGC CCATGCTGACGTCTCAGAACGCCGGCCTGCAAAACACAATCGGTCAGGTGGGTTCGGGTCAGAACACGGCCCCTGCCCTGAACACCTCGGCTCCTATAGACCCGAGCTCCATGCAGCGAGCCTACGCCGCCCTCGGTCTCCCTTACGGCAACCAGAACCCTACGCAGACCCAGACGTCTCCCGCTCAGTCTGCGCAAACTCAACACCAGCAGCAGATGAGGCCGTTGAACCCGCTCG cctCTAACCCGATAATGAGTGGCGGGGCTATGGGTGTGCCCACGTCGGATCAACCCAAACTGCATCCTGACCCCAACATGCCGTCCACTCTGAACGCCAACAC TCAGCTGATGCCAGACGGCTCGGCGGTGGGAGCTCTGGGAAACGTGCCCACGGCGGCGCCGCTGTCTGCCAGCGGAGTAAGAAAAGCCTGGCATGAACACGTCACTCAGGACCTCCGCAACCACCTCGTCCACAAACT AGTGCAGGCCATCTTCCCAACACCGGACCCTGCAGCCCTGAAAGATCGACGCATGGAGAACCTGGTGGCGTACGCCCGGAAGGTGGAGGGAGACATGTACGAGTCGGCCAACAGCAGA GACGAGTACTATCACTTCCTAGCCGAGAAGATTTACAAGATCCAGAAGGAGCTGGAGGAGAAGAGGCGCTCCCGGCTCCAGAAGCAGATCATCAACCAGGCGCCCATGACCACGCCCGGGGcgcaacaacaacagcagcagcagcaacaacaacaacaacaacagcagcagcagcagcagcaacaacaacaacccgcTCTGAACCAACCCAACTCTCTGGGACCCCGGCCTCAAA ATGGACCTGTGCCTATGCCCAATGTGCCAAGTCAGATGATCAACCGCATGCAGGTCACTCAAg GGATAAACCAGTTCAATGCAATGTCCATACAGAATGTGCAGATGTCTCAAGCTCCAATGGCTGCCCGAGCAGCCTCCCCGATGAGTCACGCACAACAGATAAACATGAGCTCTGTTCCTCAG CTCGGAATGTCACCCACGCGAATGGCGCCGGCGCAAGGGATGATGGGACCCCATGGCACGAACATGGTGCCTCAAGCCGCGAATCAGACACCGTTTATGCAGCAGTTTTCTACTAATGCTAACGCTATGAACGTCAACATGGGGGGCCAGCCCAACACGCAGGCAGCTGTTCCTCAg CCACAGAACCTCCCTATGAATGCACACGGCCCTCTGGCTTCTCAGATGAACTGCCCCGCGCCTCCCCAAGCTCCTCTTAGGGCCACCCCGCCCCCTAGTGCCGGAGCGACCGTCACCGGTACCAACCTGACACCTCTGCAGGCAAATCAGGCCGGCACTCCCACGCCTGGCCCGGCGCAGTGCACGCCACCGCACACGCAGCCTCAGACAGAGCTGCCTGCCTTGTCACAGCCCCATCCTGGCACACCG AGTGCCGATAACAGAGTCCCCACCCCGGCTTCGACAGCAAGCGCCGACCTGCACAGCCAGCATGCCGTACCTGAGCTGCCCACGGTGACCGAGCCCAAAGTAGAGCCCAAGCAAGAGGAGCAGGACTTCGAGTCCAGTACTGTGGAAACTGAAACCAAGATGGAG GTGGAGGATGAATCCGGCCCTCTGGTCAAGAAGGAAGAGCCCGAAAGCTCGGAGACCAAGCAGGAGCCCATGGATACGGAGGATAAGAAGCCTGACGTCAAGGTGGAGccaaaagaggaggaggaaagcAGCACGGCCGGCACTACATCGTCCTCACCGTCGCAGTCTCGGCGCAAAA tctTTAAGCCGGAGGAGCTGCGCCAGGCTTTAATGCCTACGCTGGAGTCTTTATACAGACAGGATCCCGAGTCTTTGCCCTTCCGCCAGCCTGTGGATCCCATCCTGCTGGGCATCCCG GACTACTTTGACATCGTGAAGATCCCCATCGACCTGTCCACCATAAAGCGCAAGCTGGACACGGGTCAGTACCAGGAGCCGTGGCAGTACGTGGACGACGTCTGGCTCATGTTCAACAACGCCTGGCTGTACAACAGGAAGACGTCGCGCGTCTACAAGTACTGCTCCAAGCTGGCCGAGGTGTTTGAGCAGGAGATCGACCCCGTCATGCAGGGCCTCGGGTACTGCTGCGGCCGGAAG TATGAGTTCTCCCCTCAAACACTCTGCTGCTACGGCAAGCAGCTCTGCACCATTCCCCGCGACGGCACCTACTACAGCTACCAGAACAG GTACCACTTTTGCGAGAAGTGCTTCAATGAGATTCAGGGAGACAGCGTGACGCTGGGCGACGATCCCGCGCAGCCGCAAAC AATGATTTCCAAGGATCAGTTTGAGAGAAAGAAGAATGATACACTAGACCCTGAGCC gtttgttgaatGTAAAGACTGCGGACGCAAGATGCATCAGATTTGTGTCCTGCACTATGAAGTCATCTGGCCctctgg CTTTATTTGTGATAACTGTTTGAAGAAGAGTGCGAAGACGAGGAAGGAAAATAAGTTCTCAGCCAAAA gATTGCAGGTGACGCGGTTGGGCACATACATAGAGGACCGAGTGAATAAGTACTTGAAGAGACAGAACCACCCGGAAGCCGGCGAGGTGTTCGTCCGAGTGGTGGCCAGTTCAGACAAAACGGTGGAAGTCAAACCCGGCATGAAGGCCAG GTTTGTCGACAACAACGAGATGGCCGAGAGCTTCCCTTACAGAACCAAAGCACTTTTCGCCTTCGAGGAGATCGACGGTGTCGACGTATGTTTTTTCGGCATGCACGTACAGGAGTACGGCTCGGACTGCCCTTTTCCCAACACCAG ACGGGTATACATATCATACCTCGACAGTATTCACTTCTTCAGACCTCGCGCGCTTCGGACAGCAGTTTATCACGAGATCCTCATCGGTTATCTGGAATACGTCAAGAAGTTGGG GTACGTGACAGGACATATATGGGCGTGCCCTCCGAGCGAAGGTGACGACTACATTTTCCACTGTCACCCTGCCGATCAGAAGATCCCCAAACCCAAGCGCCTGCAGGAATGGTACCGTAAGATGTTGGACAAGGCCTTTGCAGAGAGAATACTCCATGACTACAAG gataTCTTTAAACAAGCGACAGAAGACCGTTTGACGAGTGCAAACGAGCTGCCTTACTTCGAGGGCGACTTCTGGCCCAATGTGTTAGAGGAGAGCATTAAGGAGCTGGagcaggaggaagaggagaggaaaaaagaggAGAACACTGCAGCCTGTGAAACTCCAGAG gGGACGCCAGGGGACAGCAAAAACGccaagaagaaaaacaacaagaaaaccaataAGAATAAGAGCAGCGTGAGCCGAGCCAATAAGAAGAAGCCTGGGATGCCGAATGTAGCCAATGACCTTTCCCAGAAACTCTATGCCACCATGGAGAAACACAAAGAG GTTTTCTTTGTGATCCACCTGCACTCTGGACCGATGATGAACACTCTGCCACCCATCATGGACCCCGACCCGCTGCTCTCCTGCGACCTGATGGACGGCCGGGACGCCTTCCTGACACTGGCTCGGGATAAACACTGGGAGTTCAGCTCTCTGCGCCGCTGCAAGTGGAGCACCATGTGCATGCTGGTGGAGCTGCACAACCAGGGCCAGGACCGGTTCGTCTACACCTGCAACGAGTGCAAGCACCACGTGGAGACTCGCTGGCACTGCACCGTCTGCGAG GACTTTGACTTGTGCATCAACTGCTACAACACTAAGGGCCACGAACACCAGATGGTCAAGTGGGGTCTCGGTCTGGACGATGACAGCAACAGCCAGAGCGGCGAGGCCTCCAAGAGCCCGCAGGAGAGCCGGCGTCTGAGCATTCAGCGCTGCATCCAGTCTCTGGTGCACGCCTGCCAGTGTCGCAACGCCAACTGCTCGCTCCCGTCCTGCCAGAAGATGAAGCGTGTGGTGCAGCACACCAAGGGCTGTAAGCGCAAGACCAACGGCGGCTGCCCCGTCTGCAAGCAGCTCATCGCGCTTTGCTGCTACCACGCCAAGCACTGCCAGGAGAACAAGTGCCCCGTGCCCTTCTGCCTCAACATCAAGCAAAAGCTGCGGCAGCAGCAGCTGCAGCACCGCCTCCAGCAGGCGCAGATGATGCGGCGGCGCATGGCCACCATGCAGGGCCGCGCCGGGCCCCAAAGCCTGCCGTCCCCTCCGCCGACCGCGGCTCCGGGCACGCCCACAGCACAACAGCAGCAGCCGAACACACCCCAAACGCCGCAGCCCCTCCTTCCTAGCCAGCCGACCACGCCCAACGCTGGCGTCATGTCTCCTACGTACCCTACCGCTCCCCGCAACGGCCAGCAAGTGTCCCAAGGTAAGTCAGGCACCCAGGCTTCACCGCTGCACCAACAGCCGTCCCCGCTCCCACAACCTCAgtcgcagcagcagcagcaaccgCCACAGCAACCCCAGCCGCCTCCCGCCGCAGTCCAAATGGCGCGGAAGATCGAGATGATGGCGCAGGCGCAGCAGAGCCAGGGCTATCGTATGACTTTAAACGGTTTGCCCATGAACCACCAGCAACCACAGCAGCGTATGCCTGGTGCCATGCAACCCCCCACGCAGATGGTGGGACCTCGGGGGCAGCAGGTCATGCCGGGCATGTCGCAGGGCCCTTGGGTGCAATCGGGAATGCAGCCGGGAATGCAGCCGGGAATGCAGCAGGCAGCTCCGCCGCAGCAGCAGCAGGCACCGCAGGGTCCACAGCAAACCGTGCCCATGCAGAGGCCCATGATGTCTCAGCAGCAACCACAGCGAATGATGGTGCCCGCGCAGGGCCAGCGGCCACCTCAAAGACCTCCAGCCATCCCACCGAATGCTTTGCAAGACCTTCTGCGCACGCTTAAGTCTCCCAGTTCGCcgcagcaacagcagcaggtGCTTAACATCCTTAAGTCCAACCCGCAGCTCATGGCAGCTTTCATTAAGCAAAGGACAGCGAAGTACGCCAGCCAGccgcaacagcagcagcagccgccacAGGGCATGCAGCCCACAATGCAAGCCATGGCAGCCATGCCGGGTGTCCAAAGACCTGGCATGCCAAcgcaacaacctcagcagcccAACCCACAAGGTATGCCAGCTCTCGGACCAGGGCAGAGTCCGATCCATGCCGAGTTGTACCGTCGACAGCTCTTGCgtcaacaacaacagcagcaacaacaacaacagcagcagcagcaacagcagcaagGCGTTATGACTCATGGCCAGTTCCCTCAAGCACAGGCTCCTGCACCCAGCTACTCGCAACTTCGCATGCAACACCAGCAACTAACGGGAATGCAAGGCGCCGGCGGACCTATGGGCCAACTTCCGCAGATGCAGCAAATGGGTCAGTCGGGATTGGGTATGGATGGCGCGCAGAACTTGATCCACCAACGCATGCtccaacaacagcagcaacagcagcaggcCGTCCTCAAGCCCCAAATGAGCTCGCCGGCAAACCCCATGAGCCCTCAAGGCCACCTGCTACCAGGACAGTCCATGCCAGGCAACACGCTGGGTAGCCAGGTTCGTTCCCCGGCACCCGTGCAGCCCCCACGACCACCGTCGCAGCAGGCACAGCAGCACTCCAGCCCTTCGCCACAGGTCCAACCGCAACCCTCGCCCCACTCTGCTTCTCCTCACCCCGGCCTGGGCACACCCATGGCCACTGGCGCCAGCTTGGAACAACAAGGGCATCTTGGCACACCAGAGCAGAGCACCATGCTCTCGCAGCTTAACGCGCCCGGGCGTAGCGGCCTACCCAATGACCTAGCCATGAGCGGAGACCCCACAGGAGACACGTTGGAGAAATTTGTGGAGCGGTTGTAG